A window from Balaenoptera musculus isolate JJ_BM4_2016_0621 chromosome 8, mBalMus1.pri.v3, whole genome shotgun sequence encodes these proteins:
- the ASRGL1 gene encoding isoaspartyl peptidase/L-asparaginase encodes MNPAVVVVHGGGASNISKDRKERVRQGIVKAATVGYNILKEGGSAVDAVEGAVTVLEDDPEFNAGCGSVLNENGEVEMDASIMNGKDLSAGAVSAVRCVANPIKIARLVMEKTPHCFLTDQGAAKFAAASGIPTIPGEQLVTERNKKRLENERHEKGAQKSDYQKNLGTVGAVAVDCRGNVAYATSTGGIVNKMLGRVGDTPCIGSGGYADNDIGAISTTGHGESILKVNLARLTLFHMEQGKTLEEAADASLGYMKSKVKGVGGVILVNKAGDWAVKWTSTSMPWGAAKDGKLYSGIDLGDTSITDLP; translated from the exons ATGAACCCCGCCGTCGTCGTGGTCCACGGTGGCGGAGCCAGCAATATCTCCAAGGACCGCAAGGAGCGGGTGCGCCAGGGCATCGTCAAAGCCGCCACCGTGGGTTACAACATCCTCAAGGAGGGAGGGAGCGCAGTTGACGCTGTGGAAGGAGCCGTGACCGTCCTGGAAGATGATCCCGAGTTCAACGCAG GTTGTGGATCTGTCTTGAACGAAAATGGTGAAGTTGAAATGGATGCAAGTATCATGAATGGGAAAGATCTGTCTGCAGGAGCGGTGTCTGCAGTCCGCTGTGTCGCAAATCCCATTAAAATTGCACGGCTTGTTATGGAAAAG ACACCTCATTGCTTTCTGACTGACCAAGGTGCAGCAAAATTTGCAGCAGCCAGTGGGATTCCAACAATTCCTGGAGAACAGCTGgtaacagaaagaaacaaaaaacgtCTAGAAAACGAAAGGCATGAGAAAGGTGCTCAGAAATCAGACTATCAAAA AAACTTGGGGACCGTGGGTGCCGTTGCCGTGGACTGCCGAGGAAATGTGGCTTACGCGACCTCGACGGGGGGCATCGTCAACAAGATGCTGGGCCGCGTCGGGGACACGCCGTGTATAG GATCTGGAGGTTATGCTGACAATGATATTGGAGCCATTTCAACAACAGGGCACGGAGAGAGCATCCTGAAGGTGAATCTGGCCAGACTCACTCTCTTCCACATGGAACAGG GAAAGACGTTAGAAGAGGCCGCTGACGCGTCGTTGGGTTATATGAAGTCAAAGGTCAAAGGTGTAGGTGGTGTCATCTTGGTCAACAAAGCAGGAGACTGGGCGGTGAAGTGGACCTCCACATCCATGCCCTGGGGCGCCGCAAAGGACGGCAAGCTGTACTCTGGAATTGATCTTGGCGACACCAGCATCACTGACCTGCCCTAA